The Blastopirellula sediminis sequence TAATCGTCGGTTCCAGCAAGTTGTCTGGAAACTGATACGCCGCAAAGGACTGGTCCGGCTCTCGCGTGAAGGTGCGAGAGAATCCCAGCGTCGTCGGGCCAGTAAAACAGGCGGACGGAGAGAGAATATCTTCCTGGGTTCCCCGGAAGGTCGCCAAGCGCCAGGGATCGCTGAGTACGGCGAGAGGTCCAAGTCCATGTCGCGCAAGCTCGCCGGCGACGCCTCCTTTGCCGGTCCAGCCGTCGACAAAGACGATCTTGCGGGTCGGGTAATCGGCTTGGATGTTCGCATAGGAGGCCCGATCAATCCCATGGCCGACAAACAGCGAGGTTGCGACGCCGACGCTTCCCGGCAAAAGACTAGTCAGCCATTCGACGACCGGCACGCCGGCTCGCAAGATCGCGACGAACAGCAACTCGGACGGCTCAAATTGTTTGGCGATTTCTAAAGCCAAGTTCGCGGCGGCGACGCAGATGGGATCTTCGCTGGGAAGAGGCGTCGCCAGGCGATCGCAGAGCGCGCGGTTGAGTTTGGGCTCTGGCGACGGGGTCGCCCAAAACGATTGATCGCCGGTGTAGCCGACCGTACGTTTGCGGAAACGGTCCAAAGAGGCGTACGGGTGAACTTCTTCGGCCAGGCTGGCGTAGATCGATTGGTTCCAAAGCGCAGCAGGGAAGCAGTTAGACATGTTCCCCCCAAATCTGCTTCGGTTCGTCGTTGAGCGCATTGTAAATGTAGTAGCAACCATCCCAGGACTGACGAGAAACGACATGCTCGCCGTCGATCGCCCAAGGACTCAAGGTGATATGTTGCAGACCTTGCAGGTCGCCATAGAGGAGGGAAGGGAGGGCTGCGGCGATTGATTCGCCAACGACAAAGTGTTGCGTAACTGGAGCAGCGCTGCTCGTAGGGTCACGTCGCTTGTTCAAGACGACGGAGGAGGGGGCCATTCGCAAAATGGACTGGAGCGTCACATCCCAATCGCGAATTTGACAGAGGTCGTCGAACCTCTGACGGTCGGCCTCGCTGCGAGCGTCAAGCAACGCGAAGACGCGACATTTGCGGATGTTGCTGGAATCGTAAACGCACTCCAGCAGATTCTCGATCGTGCGGCCCGACGTTACCTCGTCTTCGACGATCCAGAGCTCCTCGCCAATTTGATCCAGGAAATTGTGCGGCAAGAAGTGCTCTGGCGCATGGGAATGAGATTCGCGAAACCTCAGTCCGCCGGTATCGTCGCGACTGCTGCAGCGCCACTCCGAGTCGATTCCAGCAGCTTCACAGGCCTTCTGCATCGCGAAGGAAGGGACGATTCCTGATTCGGTCAGTCCAAGCACGGTGCAGGACGGCGAAGGGGGGGCGTCGATGAACGCGCGAAAGCACTCGATCAGATCATGCAAGTGAATCGCGTTGATCGGGCCGAGCTTCGCGAGATGCTCGAAGGTGATCGCATGGGTCCGTTTCGGATTCGCATCCCGCTGAACGATTCTTGTCCCCAAAGCAATGCGCTCGGCAGCTTTTCTGCATGACGGCGTTTGGAAGATGGGGTTGAGAGAGAACATGTTTAGCGGAGTCTGCTCTTGACGAGAAAAGAAGCGGAAGGGCTGCGCGGAAAGCGGGTATTAAGACATTTCAGGACTGGCGTTTCGTTCTCATCGACTCGGTGGACGTTAAGGTTTAGCTATTCTTGCCCGCCGCAACCTCCGCCGTATCGACGAATGTCTTGGATTGAACTCGGTCTCGGAGCGTCGCGAATTGCTATCGTTCGTGAGTTGGCAATATCATAGTTGCGAATGAGGTCGGTTTCA is a genomic window containing:
- a CDS encoding cysteine protease StiP domain-containing protein, producing the protein MSNCFPAALWNQSIYASLAEEVHPYASLDRFRKRTVGYTGDQSFWATPSPEPKLNRALCDRLATPLPSEDPICVAAANLALEIAKQFEPSELLFVAILRAGVPVVEWLTSLLPGSVGVATSLFVGHGIDRASYANIQADYPTRKIVFVDGWTGKGGVAGELARHGLGPLAVLSDPWRLATFRGTQEDILSPSACFTGPTTLGFSRTFTREPDQSFAAYQFPDNLLEPTITQAWMESCPSGNLTANGSRSPERRHVMPPQETPLRVHSNEVCRALINSNPSEIMFACTPQEARERFELLLELADSQNIPQLFSVKDLASLNVQVACTLRLQAAS
- a CDS encoding phosphoribosyltransferase domain-containing protein, whose product is MGTRIVQRDANPKRTHAITFEHLAKLGPINAIHLHDLIECFRAFIDAPPSPSCTVLGLTESGIVPSFAMQKACEAAGIDSEWRCSSRDDTGGLRFRESHSHAPEHFLPHNFLDQIGEELWIVEDEVTSGRTIENLLECVYDSSNIRKCRVFALLDARSEADRQRFDDLCQIRDWDVTLQSILRMAPSSVVLNKRRDPTSSAAPVTQHFVVGESIAAALPSLLYGDLQGLQHITLSPWAIDGEHVVSRQSWDGCYYIYNALNDEPKQIWGEHV